A region of the candidate division WOR-3 bacterium genome:
ACAAAGGTTGTAGTGGGATGGAGATATTTCTTGCAAAGTTCTGACAAATTTAAAGCCTTCTGGAATATCTTCGTGTGGGACAGAACAGAGTAAAATATCCGATTTAATTAAAAACCTTTCCAAGGAGAAGTTATTAATTAACCCAAATTTGTTATTCCCAGTCCAGTAATCTTTTCTCGCCCTCTAACTTCTTTATATCCGTAATATCCTGACTCACCTCTAATGTGCCAAGATACTCCCCCTTCTCGTCCCTCACCGCAAAATACCTTATGAAAATGTACCTATCCTTTACCCAGATCCAGAAATCTGCCACATCCCTTGTTCCTTTTTTAAATTCATCCAGAATTTTCTCAACCACGTGAAGACTTTTCTGAGGGTGGCAATTCTGAACCTTCCTACCTATAACTCCCCGGGTTCTAACAAAGATTCTGTCCTTAGTCTCGTTAAAAAACTTAACTTCGTCATTCTTGTCTACAAAGGTAATGTCAACGGGGAGGGTATTCAAAACTGCTATAAGCTCTTTTAGGGTGAAAGAACCACTGGGCAACTTAATAATCTCCTCCGTAACCCCCACCTCCTCACTCTTTTCCTTCAAAAGCTGAGGCTGTGGATAAAAGCAGCAATAACCTATCTCATCAAAGTCTCTTTTTACTTTCTGCCACTCTTCTTCCTTTGCCACTCTAAGTGCCGTTGGGAATAAAACGGAATTTTCCTTGAAAAAGTGGCTGTTAATAGTATTCAGCAATTTTTCAGCAAAATTTGCCATTGCGATGAAATCTTCAGAGTTCGGTGCCTTTTTGAATTTTTCATAATGGGCATAAAGATTTTTCTTAATTTCTCTTATCAAATCGTGTTCCATCCACATGATCTTGGGCGGCTCCGTAACTCCATATTTTTCAAGAAGGGGAAAAAGTGCATTCTCCTCTCTCAAATAGTGTTTTTCGGCCTCCTTAAAGTGATGAACCAAGTTTTCCAACGTTGAAAAGGCTTTTTCGTCCTGTAAGAAGGATTCGAGGGTGTGTTCTTTAAGCAAACCCACTAATCTTTTCGCGTTTTCCAGCATTATCTCATGCTCTTTCATTAAAATATTTACCGGATGGAAGGGAGAAGTCTTTCCTGCAGCAGTCTGCTCCCTTTGTACCGACTCTCTAAAAACTGCTAAATGGACCTCACATAATCGGATGATCTCATCCCGTGGAAAACCTTCCTTTATAAGGTCTTCCTCAACCCTCGCAATTTCCTCGCTGGTAACGTCACCGAAATTCTCTCTGAACCTCCTCTTCAATTCTTCAGGATTTTCACCTTCGTGTATTTTTCTTATAAGCTCTTTAAGAGCCTCTTTCTTTTTATCGAGTTCTTTCCCAAAGAGTTCACTCATGGCGCCTCCTTTTCCTACTAAATAGTAGGAATATGATAATGGGTAAAAGATGAAAATCAAACACCAAATTTGACTTTAATTCACAAATTCAGCCCAGCCCTTCTGTCTAAGCCATTGACAGTTCAAACTGAAAAGATTACATTTTTAAACACATATCAGGAGGGTTGTTATGAAAAAAGTTATGTTGATGTTGGGATGGGCTGGTTTACTCCTTGCCACCACCTACAACAATCCTGGTACAGGTAGCGTAACAGATGGTTACCTGAGGAAAAATGAAAGAGCTCTTTCAGGTTATCAATTTCTTGGTTACTCTACACAAAATGCCAACGCCGGCGCAAACCTCGATTCTCTCTTTGTAACCTGGGATAACATCAACCTTTACATCTTTCTCAAGACAAACAACACCGCGAGCTGGAATGTAGCCTATGGCTTTGCCATCGATGTCATTGGAGTCTCTGGATATACAGGTGGCCCAGATCCCAGCGATGCGTGGGGAAGAAAGATCGGCTTTGACAACGGAAGGGATGCCAATTACGAAATTTATTTCTGGTGGAATGGAGACACAGGCTCAGTAACCTCTTCAAATCTTTGCACCTACACAGGGAATGGTTGGAACTATACCACTCTTACGAGGGGTGAGAGGTATGAATTTACCGGCGATGCTTCGACGGGTCTTCAAACCCTCGAGATAGTGATCCCTTTAAGCAGCCTTGGAAATCCGACTTCCATAGCAATCTCTGCCTTTGTAGCAGGTGGTGATGGGTCCTCAGCCGTTGATGCCATCCCCTGCGAAGATGATGTTGCCGATAATAACTGGACCGATTCGGACTTTATATCCGAGATGTACGAACTGAATCTTTCCACCGCAAGAACTCCGAACTACTTTGTGATTCTGGACGGAATCTTATCCCAGGAAGGCTATATGACCGATGAGCAATTCTATACCACGGGCTGGTGGAACGCTTATGTGACCTGGGATGCTGAAAGTATTTAC
Encoded here:
- a CDS encoding DUF438 domain-containing protein, whose amino-acid sequence is MSELFGKELDKKKEALKELIRKIHEGENPEELKRRFRENFGDVTSEEIARVEEDLIKEGFPRDEIIRLCEVHLAVFRESVQREQTAAGKTSPFHPVNILMKEHEIMLENAKRLVGLLKEHTLESFLQDEKAFSTLENLVHHFKEAEKHYLREENALFPLLEKYGVTEPPKIMWMEHDLIREIKKNLYAHYEKFKKAPNSEDFIAMANFAEKLLNTINSHFFKENSVLFPTALRVAKEEEWQKVKRDFDEIGYCCFYPQPQLLKEKSEEVGVTEEIIKLPSGSFTLKELIAVLNTLPVDITFVDKNDEVKFFNETKDRIFVRTRGVIGRKVQNCHPQKSLHVVEKILDEFKKGTRDVADFWIWVKDRYIFIRYFAVRDEKGEYLGTLEVSQDITDIKKLEGEKRLLDWE